In one Silene latifolia isolate original U9 population chromosome 10, ASM4854445v1, whole genome shotgun sequence genomic region, the following are encoded:
- the LOC141605207 gene encoding uncharacterized protein LOC141605207 gives MRIVYLQMLSNKYLNSHANAYYSHQQEMGSLNMARLPFIFLIITTSFHVYPAARLLAADHTTKSSNIKYLSHRQVSERLTGSGEGFGFGYGSGGGGGGGGGGGGGGEGGGGGGGGGGGGGSGGGGGPDSYFPYPFIPHFPIHGHIPFFRIPRIGFGWGPGGGFGEGNGWRSGGPGGGGGGGPDFHFPYPFIPPFPIHGVHIPFFGIPRIGFGWGPGDGFGGGNGWGSGGPGSGGGGKGWGNGGLGNGGDGAGKGWGSGGPGSGDGGWGKGCGCNVAGGGGESWGSGGSGGRGGQGWGSGGWGSGRSSDQSPNLDKLFSSTTEEKQRQRKDIKGNREQNKEMIATGTAPAPAPASG, from the coding sequence ATGCGTATTGTCTATCTCCAGATGCTGAGCAACAAGTATTTAAACTCACATGCAAACGCCTATTATAGCCATCAGCAAGAGATGGGGTCTCTAAATATGGCTCGCCTACCCTTCATATTTCTCATAATCACTACATCATTTCATGTCTATCCTGCTGCCAGACTGTTGGCAGCAGACCACACGACCAAATCATCAAATATTAAATATCTTTCACATAGACAAGTATCAGAAAGGCTTACTGGGTCTGGTGAAGGCTTTGGCTTTGGCTATGGGTCAGGAGGCGGCGGAGGAGGCGGTGGAGGAGGCGGTGGAGGAGGCGAAGGTGGAGGTGGAGGCGGTGGAGGAGGCGGTGGAGGAGGCAGTGGAGGAGGCGGTGGTCCTGACTCCTACTTTCCATATCCATTTATCCCTCATTTTCCTATTCATGGCCACATCCCATTTTTTAGAATTCCACGTATAGGATTTGGTTGGGGACCAGGTGGTGGTTTTGGTGAAGGTAATGGTTGGAGAAGTGGTGGTCCTGGAGGAGGCGGAGGCGGTGGTCCTGACTTCCACTTTCCATATCCATTTATCCCTCCCTTTCCTATTCATGGCGTCCACATCCCATTTTTTGGAATTCCACGTATAGGATTTGGTTGGGGACCAGGTGATGGTTTTGGTGGAGGTAATGGTTGGGGAAGTGGTGGTCCCGGAAGTGGAGGTGGTGGTAAAGGTTGGGGAAATGGTGGTCTGGGAAATGGAGGCGATGGAGCGGGAAAAGGTTGGGGAAGTGGTGGTCCGGGGAGTGGAGACGGTGGATGGGGTAAAGGTTGTGGTTGTAATGTAGCTGGTGGAGGGGGtgaaagttggggtagtggtggATCAGGTGGCAGAGGTGGTCAAGGTTGGGGCAGTGGTGGATGGGGATCGGGTAGATCCTCTGATCAGTCACCCAATCTTGACAAATTATTTTCTTCCACAACTGAAGAGAAACAACGTCAACGTAAGGACATCAAGGGTAACCGGGAGCAGAACAAAGAAATGATAGCAACAGGAACAGCACCTGCACCAGCACCAGCATCAGGATAG